The Amycolatopsis umgeniensis DNA segment GGACACCGCCTCGGCGGCCGTCGATACCGAACTGCGCGTCCTGGACAGCCAGGCCGCGGTACCTGGTTTCTACGCGGTGATCATCCTGTACGACAGGATCGTCGGCGACCGGGTTCCCGGCGAGTTCACCGGCTGGCTGATCGCCTACGCCGTCCTCGCGTTCGGGACGACGGTGATCGGCGTGTGGAGGCATCACCGCCGCCCCGCGCTGCCGCCCGGCGACTACGGAACCCCGATCAGGCCGGTGCTGGACCGGAGTTTCTGAGCGAGTAAACCGCGCGCTCAGACCGGTTCGTGCTGGGAACGCCGGGCGTAGGCGCGGGCGGCACGGGCCCGGTCACCACAGCGCACGGAACACCACTGCCGCCGACCGTTGCGCAGGAAGAACCGGGTGCACGGGGCCGATCCGCAGGCGGCGATCCGCTCGGCGTCCGGCCCGGTGAGGAGATCCGCGGCGTTGGCCGCGAGCGTCGCCAACGCGTGCTCGACTATCTGGGTGACCGGATGCGGCGCGGTGCGGTGCAGTCCCTGGACCGGATCCCAGCGCAGGAGTTCCGCCGTCGGGGCCTTGCTCAGCGCGTCGTTGACCGCATTGAGCGCACTCTGCGGGGCCGGATCCGAGCAGGACTTCGAGGCGAGCAGCACCCGCACCTGCTCACGCAGCGAGCGCACCAGCCCCGCGCACATCTCCTGCAGACCGGCGTCGATCGGGGCGAGCCCGTGCTCGACGAGCCAGTCCGTCGCGAGAGAGGGGCTGCCGAGGAGGTCGGCGAACTGTCCTCCGGGCAGCGCGATCGCGGTGTTGGCAAGGGCCAGCGCGACGTACTGCTCGGTGCCCGGCGCGGGCGGCAGGGCAGTGGTGTCGAGATCGGTACCGGCGGTGTCGTGCACTTCCTCATGGTAAGCGCCGGGCTCAACCATGAGAAAGCCTCACGGAAACAGTTGCACTCTTCCGTGAGAGCGCGATAGCGTTCCTCACGGAAACGACATTACCTATCCGTGAGGTGGATGATGACAGTCGGCGCGAACCAGATCAGCGAGCAGCTCTCCGTCCAGGTCTTCGGCGGGCCGACGGCGTTGATCGATTACGGCGGCCTGCGGCTCCTGACCGATCCGACCTTCGACGAGCCCGGCCACTACGGGAGGCCCGACGGGAGACCCGGCCTGACCAAGACCGCCCCGGCATCGGTGAACCCGGCGGACATCGGGCGCGTCGACGCGGTCCTGCTGTCCCACGACGAGCATCCCGACAACCTCGACAACTCCGGCCGGAAACTGCTGGCCGACGTGCCACTGACGCTCACCACGCCCAGCGGCGCGGGCAGGCTGGGCGGCACCGCGAGAGGACTGGAAACCTGGGAGAGGGTCGAACTGACCCGCCCAGGCGGCGGAGTGGTGACCGTGACCGCCGCACCCGCGCTCCACGGGCCGGAGGGCGCGGAGAAGGTGACCGGCGACGTCGTCGGGTTCGTGCTCACCGCACAGGATCTTCCGACGGTCTACGTCAGCGGTGACAACGCCTCACTCGACGCCGTCCGCCAGGTCGCCGACCGATTCGGCCCGGTCGACGCCGCCGTGCTCTTCGCTGGGGCCCCGCGACTCAAGCCGGTCCTCGACGGCGCGCTGCTCGTCCTCGACAGCGCTCTGGCGGCGGAGGCGACGCGGATCCTCGGCGCCCGCGTCGTCGTCCCCGTGCACATCGACAGCTGGGAGCACTTCACCGAAGGCCGTGACGACCTGGTCGCCGCGTTCACCGCCGCGGGCTTGGCGGATCGACTTCATCTCGGAGGGCTGTGACCAGTCTCTTGGCGCGCACGACGACGTCATCGAGCGGGACTTCGCGCCCGCCGGGAGCGGCGAGGATCCGGCTGTCTTCCTCGGCGGTGACGATCTCCCAGACGCTCTCGTCCAGCCGTGCCGTGATGGCCGCGGCGGTGGCCGAGGCTTCGGCGGGCGGATGGTGGCCGTGACCATGGCCGCCGTGGGTGTGCAGGTGCCCGACGATCAGCAGCGTGCCACCGGGCGCCACCCACTCCGCGATCCGGTCGTAGAACTCCAGCTGCGGTATCGCCGGATGCGCGTAGTGGGTGGTGACCAGGTCGAACCGCGTACCCGGATCCCAGCTGCTCAGATCCGCCTCGACCCACCGCAGCCGATCGGGCGTGCCACGTTCGGCGGCGCGGGCCAGCACCGCCGACGAAATGTCCGCGGCGGTCACCTGCCACCCCCGTGAAGCGAGCCAGATCGCCTCGGCTCCCTCGCCGCACCCCGCGTCCAACGCCGTACCAGGCTCCAGTCCGCCGACCTCACGGACGAGGTAGGGATTCGGCGGACTGCCGGCGCCGTCCCGTCGCCAGTGCTCTTCCCAGTACTCCTTGTCGAACCCGTGCGTCATCGGCCGATCCTCTCCGTTCGTCTCCGGCGATCGTGACGATCACCGGGCAAAAGGGCAAAGTTTGTTGCCGAATGGCAAACTGGACGGATGGGCAGCACACTCGACGCCGTCGGGGCGAGGCTGAAACACCTGCGTCAGCGCCAAGACATCACCTTGTCCGCCCTCGCCGCGGAGACGGGTATCTCGACGAGCACCCTCTCGCGGCTGGAAGCCGGGCTGCGGCGTCCCACCCTGGAGCAGCTCCTGCCGCTGGCCCACGCCTACGGCCTGACACTCGACGAACTCGTCGACGCCCCACCGACCGGCAACCCCCGGATCACCCTGCGCCCGATCGCCTGCGGTGACGGATCGACCATCCTGCCGCTGACCCGCAGACCGGGCGGTATCCAGGCCTACAAGTTCGTCCTTCCCCGAGGGGACGACGACACCGAGCCGGACTTGCGCACCCACGAGGGATACGACTGGGTCTACGTTCTCAACGGCACGTTGCGGCTGGTCCTCGGCGAGCACGACCTTCTGCTCGAGCCCGGGGAAGCCGCGGAGTTCGACACCCGCACCCCGCACTGGTTCGGCGCCACCGGCGCCGGTCCCGTCGAGTACCTGAGTCTCATCGGACGGCAAGGTGAGCGCGCGCACCTCCGCGTCGCGCCGAAGTCTTCGCCGTCGGAGTAGCAAGAAAGGAAGCATCACCATTCCCGCCATCACACCGCAGATCCCCACCCCGGACGGTCAGGCCGACGCCTTCGCCGTCTACCCCGACAGTGGCGGCCCGCATCCGGCCGTCCTCCTCTACCCGGACGCCTTCGGACCGCGCCCCACCCTCTGGAAGATGGCCCGCGAACTGGCCGAGAACGGCTACTACGTCCTCGTCCCCAACATCTTCTACCGGCACCGACCGGCACCGGTGTTCGACCTTCCCGAGCACATCACCGCCGAACACCGGCCCACGCTCTTCGGCGAGATCATGCCCCTCGTCGAGGCGCACACCGCCGAACGCATCCTGCGTGATGCCGACGCCTTCCTCGGGTTCCTCAGTGACCAGCCCGAGGTCCGCTCCGGACCGATCGCCGCGATCGGCTACTGCATGGGCGCCGTCCTCGCGATGCGCACCGCGACAGCCCACCCCGGCAAGGTCGCCGCCGTCGCCGGATTCCACCCCGGCGCCCTGGTCACCGACGCGCCCGACAGCCCGCACCGGCAGATCCCGAGCCTCACCGCCCAAGTCCACCTCGGCCTCGCCGAGAACGACATGACGTCCGAGGCCATCGCCGAGATCAGCAAGGCGTTCGACGACGCCGGAGTCGGCTACTCCTGCGAGATCTACCCCGGAACCGTCCACGGCTTCACCATGGCCGACACCGAAGCCTTCGACCCCGCCGGATCACAGCGTCACTGGGAGCGGCTGCTCGCCCTTCTCGGCAGCACCCTGACCTAGCGACGGGTGCTCCACAGTTCCGCCCGCGCAGGGACGAGGGGAGCGCAAGTACACCACCAGCTTCGCCGGGCAGCCGACGGAGACGCTTCCCGATTAATGCGATTGACGTCCGTCGACGACATTGGCAATGATGACCGCATACCGGAATTCAAAGGAGCAGTCATGATGAACGCGCGACAGCAGGGGGCGCCCACTCTCGTGCTTTCGTCGTGCGACCAAGGCCTTCTGGGCTGCTCAGGCTCTCCGCCGTGACCGAAACGTCAGCCAGGGAGCCGCCCACCGGGAAACCGATCAGGGCGGCTTTTTCTATTCCACTGTTCGTCGATGCAGTTCTTTTCGCGGTTCTAGCCCAATTGGCAGAGGCACCTGGTCGAGGGCCAGGACAGTCGGGGTTCGACTCCCCGGAACCGCACTCCCGACGCCCCTGTAGCCCAACGGAAGAGGCAACGCGCTCAGAACGCGTCCAGTCCAGGTTCAAATCCTGGTGGGGGCACCACACCCGATCCCGGTTGGTGTAGCGGCAGCACGACGGACTTTGACTCCGTCAGGCCAGGTTCGAACCCTGGACCGGGAGCAAGCCCGTTGTGCCATATTGGGCCATATGTCTGTCACTTCCAGGAGTCATGCGGAGAACGACTACGACGCCTTCGCCGAGGCGTACGCGGCCGAGAACGAGACCAGCCTCATCAACGCCTACTACACACGACCCGCGATCTTGGATCTCGCCGGGGACGTGTCCGGCCGCCGGATCCTCGACGCGGGCTGCGGGGCGGGCCCACTGTTCCAAGCTCTGCGTGATCGGGGCGCAGACATGACCGGCTTCGACCTCAGCGCCAAGATGGTGGAACTGGCCAGGAAGCGGCTCGGCGACGACGCGGCCTTGCGCGTCGCCGACATCGGCAAGCCACTGCC contains these protein-coding regions:
- a CDS encoding MBL fold metallo-hydrolase, whose amino-acid sequence is MTVGANQISEQLSVQVFGGPTALIDYGGLRLLTDPTFDEPGHYGRPDGRPGLTKTAPASVNPADIGRVDAVLLSHDEHPDNLDNSGRKLLADVPLTLTTPSGAGRLGGTARGLETWERVELTRPGGGVVTVTAAPALHGPEGAEKVTGDVVGFVLTAQDLPTVYVSGDNASLDAVRQVADRFGPVDAAVLFAGAPRLKPVLDGALLVLDSALAAEATRILGARVVVPVHIDSWEHFTEGRDDLVAAFTAAGLADRLHLGGL
- a CDS encoding dienelactone hydrolase family protein; translated protein: MSARTSASRRSLRRRSSKKGSITIPAITPQIPTPDGQADAFAVYPDSGGPHPAVLLYPDAFGPRPTLWKMARELAENGYYVLVPNIFYRHRPAPVFDLPEHITAEHRPTLFGEIMPLVEAHTAERILRDADAFLGFLSDQPEVRSGPIAAIGYCMGAVLAMRTATAHPGKVAAVAGFHPGALVTDAPDSPHRQIPSLTAQVHLGLAENDMTSEAIAEISKAFDDAGVGYSCEIYPGTVHGFTMADTEAFDPAGSQRHWERLLALLGSTLT
- a CDS encoding helix-turn-helix domain-containing protein; amino-acid sequence: MGSTLDAVGARLKHLRQRQDITLSALAAETGISTSTLSRLEAGLRRPTLEQLLPLAHAYGLTLDELVDAPPTGNPRITLRPIACGDGSTILPLTRRPGGIQAYKFVLPRGDDDTEPDLRTHEGYDWVYVLNGTLRLVLGEHDLLLEPGEAAEFDTRTPHWFGATGAGPVEYLSLIGRQGERAHLRVAPKSSPSE
- a CDS encoding CGNR zinc finger domain-containing protein, translating into MVEPGAYHEEVHDTAGTDLDTTALPPAPGTEQYVALALANTAIALPGGQFADLLGSPSLATDWLVEHGLAPIDAGLQEMCAGLVRSLREQVRVLLASKSCSDPAPQSALNAVNDALSKAPTAELLRWDPVQGLHRTAPHPVTQIVEHALATLAANAADLLTGPDAERIAACGSAPCTRFFLRNGRRQWCSVRCGDRARAARAYARRSQHEPV
- a CDS encoding class I SAM-dependent methyltransferase; its protein translation is MTHGFDKEYWEEHWRRDGAGSPPNPYLVREVGGLEPGTALDAGCGEGAEAIWLASRGWQVTAADISSAVLARAAERGTPDRLRWVEADLSSWDPGTRFDLVTTHYAHPAIPQLEFYDRIAEWVAPGGTLLIVGHLHTHGGHGHGHHPPAEASATAAAITARLDESVWEIVTAEEDSRILAAPGGREVPLDDVVVRAKRLVTALRDEVDPPSPRR